In the genome of Rhizobium sp. CC-YZS058, one region contains:
- a CDS encoding oxidoreductase, translated as MTRQEPIQSAFGAASTAMEVVSGIDLQHRLAIVTGGASGIGLETTRALVQAGADVIVPARSPERAKAALHGLSGATVEPMDLGEPGSVASFAERVRSAGRPVSILVNSAGIMATPEMRDAQRHEAQFSTNHLGHFRLTLGLWPALEAANGARVVSVSSRGHQIAGIDFDDIDFQRRPYDKWVAYGQSKTANALFALALDKRGQSRGIRALSLHPGQILTDLARHLSAEEIASFDALDETGRPIIDPERGMKTVEQGAATSVWCATSPDLDGIGGVYCEDCNVAPINESALGRKGVSAWACDPEAAERLWQLSAAWTGSDVVSW; from the coding sequence ATGACCAGACAAGAACCGATCCAGTCCGCATTCGGCGCCGCCAGCACAGCCATGGAGGTCGTCTCGGGGATCGATCTGCAGCACAGGCTCGCCATCGTGACAGGAGGGGCCTCGGGCATCGGGCTTGAGACGACGCGGGCGCTTGTCCAGGCGGGCGCTGACGTCATCGTGCCCGCGCGCAGTCCCGAGCGGGCGAAAGCCGCCCTGCACGGGCTTTCCGGCGCAACTGTCGAACCGATGGACCTTGGCGAACCGGGCTCCGTGGCCTCCTTTGCCGAGCGTGTCCGGTCCGCGGGTCGGCCGGTTTCCATCCTCGTCAACTCGGCCGGCATCATGGCGACGCCGGAGATGCGGGATGCGCAGCGCCATGAGGCGCAGTTCTCGACCAATCATCTCGGGCATTTCCGATTGACGCTCGGCCTCTGGCCGGCCCTTGAAGCGGCAAACGGCGCCCGCGTCGTCAGCGTCTCCTCACGCGGCCACCAGATCGCCGGGATCGACTTCGACGACATCGATTTTCAGCGTCGGCCCTACGACAAATGGGTCGCCTACGGGCAGTCAAAGACGGCCAATGCCCTGTTCGCACTGGCGCTCGACAAGCGCGGGCAGAGCCGGGGCATCCGCGCTCTCTCGCTCCACCCCGGCCAGATCTTGACCGATCTCGCCCGCCACCTGAGCGCCGAGGAAATCGCCTCGTTCGACGCCTTGGACGAGACGGGACGCCCCATCATCGACCCGGAGCGTGGCATGAAGACGGTCGAGCAAGGGGCTGCGACGAGCGTCTGGTGCGCCACAAGCCCGGATCTCGATGGCATCGGCGGCGTTTACTGCGAGGACTGCAACGTCGCCCCTATCAACGAGTCAGCGCTCGGCCGGAAGGGCGTCAGCGCCTGGGCCTGCGATCCCGAGGCGGCGGAGCGGCTCTGGCAGCTCTCAGCCGCCTGGACGGGGTCTGACGTCGTTTCTTGGTAG
- a CDS encoding SDR family oxidoreductase: MKIVVIGGSGLIGRQLTARLLEKGHQAVAASPRSGVNTLSGEGLAEVLSGAEVVVDVSNAPSFEDAAVLDFFERGGRILLAAERQAGVKHHVALSIVGTDRLEGNGYFRAKVAQERLVKEAGIPFTIVRATQFFEFVATIAGASVEGERLVVPDADFQPIAAADVAEALADIALAPPRNAICEIAGPERLPFRAFVARHLAASGDHRSVQADGTARYFGAPLEKGSLVPAVAGEARLGATRFDTWLATA, translated from the coding sequence ATGAAGATCGTGGTGATCGGTGGAAGCGGCCTGATCGGTCGGCAGCTGACGGCAAGGCTTTTGGAGAAAGGACATCAGGCAGTGGCGGCCTCGCCGCGCAGTGGGGTGAACACGCTGTCGGGCGAGGGCCTTGCGGAGGTGCTTAGCGGGGCCGAGGTCGTCGTCGATGTTTCGAACGCGCCATCCTTCGAGGATGCGGCGGTGCTCGACTTCTTCGAGCGCGGGGGCCGCATCCTCCTCGCTGCAGAGCGCCAGGCCGGCGTGAAGCACCATGTCGCCCTGTCGATCGTCGGCACGGACCGGCTGGAGGGAAATGGCTATTTCCGGGCCAAGGTGGCGCAGGAGCGGCTGGTCAAAGAGGCCGGCATCCCCTTCACCATCGTCCGCGCCACCCAATTCTTCGAATTCGTTGCGACGATTGCCGGCGCTTCTGTCGAGGGTGAGCGGCTCGTCGTGCCGGATGCCGACTTCCAGCCGATCGCGGCCGCCGATGTGGCCGAGGCGCTGGCCGACATCGCGCTTGCCCCGCCGCGCAATGCCATCTGCGAAATCGCCGGACCCGAACGCTTGCCGTTCCGCGCGTTCGTTGCCCGGCATCTCGCCGCCAGCGGCGACCATCGTTCCGTGCAGGCCGACGGGACAGCCCGCTATTTCGGGGCTCCGCTCGAAAAAGGCTCGCTCGTTCCCGCCGTTGCCGGCGAGGCCCGGCTTGGCGCGACGCGGTTCGATACCTGGCTTGCTACAGCCTGA
- the rhaM gene encoding L-rhamnose mutarotase has protein sequence MPRQAFTMTLNPGMEAEYRRRHDEIWPELVDLLHAAGISDYSIFLDPETRTLFGVLTVPEENGLDQLPDHPVMRRWWAHMADIMETHPDNRPVQTALTPVFHLP, from the coding sequence ATGCCGCGCCAGGCCTTCACCATGACGCTCAACCCCGGAATGGAGGCAGAGTATCGCCGACGCCATGACGAGATCTGGCCAGAGCTCGTCGATCTGCTGCACGCAGCCGGCATCAGCGACTATTCGATCTTCCTCGACCCCGAGACCCGCACCCTGTTCGGGGTGCTCACCGTTCCGGAGGAGAACGGTCTCGACCAGCTGCCGGACCATCCGGTCATGAGGCGCTGGTGGGCGCATATGGCCGATATCATGGAAACCCATCCCGACAACCGTCCGGTGCAGACGGCGCTAACCCCGGTCTTCCACCTGCCATGA
- a CDS encoding sugar ABC transporter ATP-binding protein — translation MNAAFERPTMDRPLSSGAPLLEMRAISQIFPGVKALDQVSIALYPGEVTALIGENGAGKSTLVKVLTGIYRPNEGEILLDGKPVLFSSAQDAIDAGITAIHQETVLFDELTVAENIFLGHTPRTRFRTIDWARMNAEARRLLVSLESPIDPTIRLKDLSIAQRHLVAIARALSIEARIVIMDEPTAALSRKEIDDLFRIVETLKSQGKAILFISHKFDELYEIADRFAVFRDGKAVGHGLLRTTPQDEIVRLMVGRDVKETFPKLEVAIGEPVLEVEGYGHPTEFHGISLTLRRGEILGLYGLIGAGRSEFCQSLFGITRPSSGSLRLSGQPLTISSPQDAIRAGIVYVPEERGRHGLALPMPIYQNMTLPSLTRTSRSGFLKAANEFALARRYAERLDLRAASLSVPVGTLSGGNQQKVVIGKWLATAPKVIILDEPTKGIDIGSKAAVHAFISELASEGLSIIMVSSELPEILGMSDRVLVMREGLSAGLFEREGLEPETLVRAATGNA, via the coding sequence ATGAACGCAGCCTTTGAACGGCCGACGATGGACCGTCCGCTCTCGTCCGGCGCACCGCTTCTGGAGATGCGCGCCATCTCGCAGATCTTTCCCGGCGTGAAGGCGCTGGATCAGGTCTCCATCGCGCTCTATCCCGGCGAGGTGACCGCCCTCATCGGCGAAAACGGCGCCGGCAAGTCGACGCTGGTCAAGGTGCTGACCGGCATCTACCGGCCGAACGAAGGCGAGATCCTGCTTGACGGCAAGCCCGTCCTCTTTTCGAGCGCGCAGGATGCCATCGATGCGGGCATCACCGCCATCCACCAGGAAACCGTGCTCTTCGACGAGCTGACGGTCGCCGAAAACATCTTTCTCGGCCATACGCCGCGCACGCGCTTCCGCACGATCGACTGGGCACGCATGAATGCCGAGGCGCGTCGCCTGCTGGTCTCACTGGAAAGCCCGATCGACCCGACCATCCGGCTAAAGGATCTCTCCATCGCCCAGCGCCATCTGGTGGCGATCGCGCGTGCACTCTCCATCGAGGCGCGCATCGTCATCATGGACGAACCGACGGCAGCCCTGTCGCGCAAGGAGATCGACGACCTCTTCCGCATCGTCGAAACGCTCAAAAGCCAGGGCAAGGCGATCCTGTTCATCAGCCACAAGTTCGACGAGCTCTACGAGATCGCCGACCGCTTTGCCGTCTTCCGTGACGGCAAGGCGGTTGGCCACGGCCTGCTGAGGACCACGCCGCAGGACGAAATCGTCCGGCTGATGGTCGGCCGCGACGTCAAGGAGACCTTCCCGAAGCTTGAGGTTGCGATCGGCGAGCCGGTGCTGGAGGTCGAGGGCTACGGCCATCCGACCGAGTTCCACGGCATCTCCCTGACCCTGCGCCGCGGCGAAATCCTCGGCCTCTACGGCCTGATCGGCGCCGGCCGGTCGGAGTTCTGCCAGTCGCTGTTCGGCATCACCCGCCCCTCTTCCGGCAGCCTGCGCCTCTCCGGCCAGCCGCTGACCATCTCCAGCCCGCAGGACGCAATCCGGGCCGGCATCGTCTATGTGCCCGAAGAGCGTGGCCGCCACGGCCTGGCGCTCCCCATGCCGATCTACCAGAACATGACCCTGCCCTCGCTGACCCGAACCTCGCGCAGCGGCTTCCTGAAGGCGGCCAACGAATTCGCGCTTGCCCGGCGCTATGCCGAGCGGCTGGATCTGCGCGCCGCCTCGCTGTCCGTGCCGGTCGGCACGCTTTCGGGCGGCAACCAGCAGAAGGTGGTGATCGGCAAATGGCTCGCCACCGCGCCCAAGGTGATCATTCTCGACGAGCCGACCAAGGGCATCGACATCGGCTCGAAGGCCGCCGTTCACGCCTTCATCTCGGAACTGGCTTCGGAGGGCCTCAGCATCATCATGGTGTCCTCGGAACTGCCGGAGATCCTCGGCATGTCCGACCGTGTGCTGGTCATGCGCGAAGGGCTTTCCGCCGGCCTTTTCGAGCGCGAGGGCCTTGAGCCCGAAACCCTGGTCCGCGCCGCAACCGGCAATGCGTGA
- a CDS encoding ABC transporter permease: MSAPNPVPHATDPGPADAATPRRTIPDRLGTPLSRLLSSWEVLLFGVAIAIFIFNSLASPYFLDVWNLSDATFNFTEKAMIAFAMALLVISGEIDLSVAAIIALASTAMGAAAQMGVGAPGLALIGLGVGLGCGIVNGTLVSVLKLPSIVVTIGTMSLFRGISYIVLGDQAYGKYPADFAFFGQGYVVWVISFEFVLFAAVACAFAILLHTTNFGRQVYVIGNNEFAARFSGIPVERVKFILFLLTGLMSGVAAVCLTSRLGSTRPSIAQGWELEVVTMVVLGGVSILGGAGTIGGVVIAAFVMGLVSFGLGLLNVPGIVMSIFIGLLLIITIAIPIIARRVRAMSA, translated from the coding sequence ATGAGTGCGCCCAACCCCGTTCCCCACGCGACCGACCCCGGCCCAGCCGATGCCGCCACGCCGCGGCGCACGATCCCGGATCGGCTCGGCACGCCGCTCTCGCGCCTTCTCTCCAGCTGGGAAGTGCTGCTCTTCGGCGTCGCCATCGCGATCTTCATCTTCAACAGCCTCGCCTCGCCCTATTTCCTCGACGTCTGGAACCTGTCCGACGCGACCTTCAACTTCACGGAAAAGGCGATGATTGCCTTTGCCATGGCGCTCCTCGTCATTTCCGGGGAGATCGACCTCTCGGTCGCCGCCATCATCGCCCTCGCCTCCACCGCCATGGGCGCTGCGGCGCAGATGGGCGTCGGCGCGCCCGGCTTGGCCCTCATCGGGCTCGGGGTGGGGCTTGGCTGCGGCATCGTCAACGGCACGCTGGTCTCGGTGCTGAAACTGCCGTCAATCGTCGTCACCATCGGCACGATGAGCCTCTTCCGCGGCATTTCCTATATCGTTCTCGGCGACCAGGCCTATGGCAAATATCCGGCCGACTTCGCCTTCTTCGGCCAGGGCTATGTCGTCTGGGTCATCTCCTTCGAATTCGTGCTCTTCGCCGCGGTCGCCTGCGCCTTCGCCATCCTGCTGCACACGACCAATTTCGGCCGCCAGGTCTATGTCATTGGCAACAACGAATTCGCGGCACGCTTCTCCGGCATTCCCGTCGAGCGCGTGAAGTTCATCCTCTTCCTGCTGACCGGGCTGATGAGCGGCGTCGCCGCCGTCTGCCTGACCTCCCGCCTCGGCTCGACGCGTCCGTCGATCGCGCAGGGTTGGGAGCTTGAGGTGGTGACGATGGTCGTCCTTGGCGGTGTCTCGATCCTCGGCGGCGCCGGCACGATCGGCGGCGTCGTCATCGCCGCTTTCGTCATGGGCCTCGTCTCCTTTGGCCTCGGGCTGCTCAACGTGCCGGGCATCGTCATGTCGATCTTCATCGGCCTGCTGCTGATCATCACCATCGCCATTCCGATCATCGCCCGGCGCGTCCGGGCCATGTCCGCCTGA
- a CDS encoding carboxymuconolactone decarboxylase family protein gives MSESARLIWNEVAPQGAKALYGIHHYITTSTDLPEELIHLVFLRVSQINGCAHCIDLHTRDLLKTMPIDKVALVPVWAEVPHLFSDRYRAALAWAEEVTRVSETHASDEAYAAASAAFGPKDLVDLTITIAAMNAFNRLGVPFRLPVRAQA, from the coding sequence ATGAGCGAGAGTGCGCGACTGATCTGGAACGAAGTAGCGCCGCAGGGCGCCAAGGCGCTCTATGGGATCCACCACTATATCACCACAAGCACCGATCTCCCGGAGGAGCTGATCCACCTTGTTTTTCTGCGGGTGTCGCAGATCAATGGCTGCGCGCATTGCATCGACCTGCATACGCGCGACCTGCTCAAGACCATGCCGATCGACAAGGTGGCGCTGGTTCCCGTCTGGGCGGAGGTGCCGCATCTGTTTTCCGATCGGTACCGCGCTGCGCTTGCCTGGGCGGAAGAGGTCACGCGCGTGAGCGAGACGCATGCCTCCGACGAGGCCTACGCCGCCGCCAGCGCAGCCTTCGGGCCGAAGGACCTCGTGGATCTGACGATCACCATCGCGGCAATGAATGCCTTCAACCGTCTCGGCGTCCCCTTCCGCCTCCCCGTCCGGGCGCAGGCCTGA
- a CDS encoding cupin domain-containing protein, with the protein MRSTLLSTFLAVSALSACPALAGEVARGQARVTTIFDHPLPSDPAKSLRGVLVEYGPGGSSPSHTHAASAFITATVIEGAVRSRINEGPERTFRVGESFVEMPGDHHAVSANASDVAPSKLLAVFVVDTDDRTLTTPDRP; encoded by the coding sequence ATGCGATCAACCCTTCTTTCCACATTTCTCGCCGTCTCCGCGCTCTCCGCCTGTCCCGCTCTCGCGGGGGAGGTCGCGAGAGGCCAGGCGCGCGTCACGACGATCTTCGACCATCCGCTGCCCTCAGATCCGGCCAAGAGCCTGCGCGGTGTTCTCGTCGAATATGGTCCGGGCGGGTCCTCGCCGTCGCACACCCATGCCGCATCGGCCTTCATCACCGCGACAGTGATCGAGGGCGCCGTTCGCAGCCGGATCAATGAGGGGCCGGAGAGGACCTTCCGCGTCGGCGAAAGCTTCGTCGAGATGCCGGGCGATCATCATGCTGTCAGCGCCAACGCGAGCGACGTCGCGCCCTCCAAGCTCCTGGCCGTCTTCGTCGTCGATACGGACGACAGGACGCTGACGACGCCGGATCGCCCTTGA
- a CDS encoding sigma-70 family RNA polymerase sigma factor, with protein sequence MHPIDTGTTIFETHRPRLLRLAYRMLGARSEAEDVVQNAWLRWVSADRTDVAAPYSYLARVVTRLCLDEMKSARARRETYVGAWLPEPLIEAEPEGLEEDELTLTLMMALERLSPLERAAFLLHDVFGVPLGEVAEALDREAPAVRQLAVRARRHVKAARPRFPVERQEGARIARAFFAASTSGDTAALRTLLAEDAVLRADGGGKVLAFINPIAGLDRLLRLYESMRTKWGEGWAEMIEPTWIDGLPGYISRERGDVLQTTALAIENGRITAIYITRNPEKLRHIAKALADKANPLLRPQ encoded by the coding sequence ATGCACCCGATCGACACCGGAACGACCATCTTCGAAACGCATCGGCCGCGGCTTCTGCGGCTCGCCTACCGCATGCTCGGCGCGCGCAGCGAAGCCGAAGACGTCGTGCAGAATGCCTGGCTGCGCTGGGTATCTGCAGACCGGACGGATGTCGCCGCTCCCTATTCCTATCTCGCCCGCGTCGTCACCCGGCTCTGCCTCGACGAGATGAAATCCGCCCGTGCCAGGCGTGAGACCTATGTCGGCGCCTGGCTACCCGAGCCGCTCATCGAGGCCGAGCCGGAAGGGCTGGAGGAGGACGAGCTGACACTGACGCTGATGATGGCGCTCGAGCGGTTGTCCCCCCTGGAGCGCGCGGCCTTCCTCCTCCACGATGTCTTCGGCGTGCCGCTTGGCGAGGTCGCGGAGGCGCTCGACCGGGAAGCGCCGGCCGTGCGGCAGCTCGCCGTTCGGGCGCGCAGACATGTGAAGGCTGCCCGCCCGCGCTTTCCCGTCGAACGCCAGGAGGGCGCGCGGATCGCCCGTGCCTTCTTCGCCGCGTCCACCAGCGGCGATACGGCGGCACTCCGCACGCTGCTCGCCGAGGATGCGGTTTTGCGGGCGGATGGCGGCGGCAAGGTACTGGCCTTCATCAACCCCATCGCGGGACTGGACCGGCTCTTGCGGCTCTACGAGTCCATGCGGACCAAATGGGGAGAGGGTTGGGCCGAGATGATCGAGCCCACCTGGATCGACGGGCTGCCGGGCTATATCAGCCGCGAGCGCGGCGATGTTCTCCAGACGACCGCGCTCGCCATCGAGAACGGCCGGATCACCGCGATCTACATCACCCGCAACCCCGAAAAGCTTCGCCACATCGCAAAGGCGTTGGCCGACAAGGCGAATCCGCTCTTACGGCCCCAGTAA
- a CDS encoding FGGY-family carbohydrate kinase, whose amino-acid sequence MPTPERVAVLDIGKTNAKVVVLDAASGAELAARRIRNQTRNDGPYPHYDTEALWDFVCTSLADLAQAPGFDAISITAHGAAAALLAEDGSLALPVLDYEHSYDDAIQAQYQSLRPPFLETFSPAQAMGLNLGAQLHYQKTRFPDAFARVATLLTYPQYWAYRLTGVMATEVTSLGCHTDLWRPAERTMSSLVARLDLASRMAPLRSAFDVLGPVRPDLASRLGLGHPVPVHCGIHDSNASLLPHLMTRSGAFSVVSTGTWVIGFAIGGDLDHLDPGRDTLANVDTFARPVPSARFMGGREYERLAAEIGLAEPAAIAAALPAVLARPTLLLPNVAEGSGPFPGRKARWVNAEGVSTQERHVAVALYLALMTETSLSLLARSGPIIVEGPFASNPLYLRALAALTGAEVIAAAGSTGTTAGAALLTGITPPPQNGPSISPDGLNLTAYRRYWLEALAAEDMTGSAHAETT is encoded by the coding sequence ATGCCCACGCCCGAACGCGTCGCCGTGCTCGATATCGGCAAGACCAATGCCAAGGTCGTCGTGCTTGATGCGGCGAGCGGCGCGGAGCTGGCTGCGCGGCGCATCCGCAATCAGACGCGCAACGACGGACCCTACCCGCATTACGATACCGAGGCGCTCTGGGACTTCGTCTGCACGTCGCTGGCGGACCTTGCGCAGGCGCCGGGCTTCGATGCGATCTCGATCACGGCCCATGGCGCGGCCGCAGCGCTCCTCGCCGAGGACGGCAGCCTTGCCCTGCCCGTGCTCGATTACGAGCACAGCTATGACGACGCAATCCAGGCGCAATACCAGAGCCTCCGCCCTCCCTTTCTCGAAACCTTTTCCCCCGCCCAAGCCATGGGGCTCAATCTCGGAGCGCAACTTCACTATCAGAAAACCAGGTTTCCGGATGCCTTTGCCCGGGTCGCAACGCTTCTCACCTATCCGCAATATTGGGCCTACCGGCTGACGGGCGTCATGGCCACCGAGGTGACATCGCTCGGCTGCCACACCGATCTCTGGCGGCCGGCGGAGAGGACCATGTCGAGCCTCGTCGCCCGTCTCGATCTTGCAAGCCGCATGGCGCCGCTGCGATCCGCCTTCGACGTGCTCGGGCCGGTCCGGCCGGATCTTGCAAGCCGGCTCGGTCTCGGCCATCCGGTTCCCGTCCATTGCGGCATTCACGACTCCAACGCCTCGCTGCTGCCGCACCTGATGACGCGCAGCGGTGCCTTTTCGGTGGTTTCCACCGGAACCTGGGTCATCGGCTTTGCGATCGGCGGGGATCTCGACCATCTGGACCCCGGCCGCGATACGCTGGCCAATGTCGATACCTTCGCCCGTCCGGTGCCATCGGCCCGCTTCATGGGCGGGCGGGAATATGAGAGGCTCGCCGCCGAGATCGGACTTGCCGAGCCTGCCGCCATCGCCGCAGCCCTGCCCGCCGTGCTCGCCCGGCCCACCCTGCTGCTGCCCAATGTAGCGGAGGGGTCCGGCCCCTTCCCGGGGCGCAAGGCGCGCTGGGTGAATGCCGAAGGCGTGAGCACGCAGGAGCGACACGTCGCCGTCGCGCTTTATCTGGCGCTCATGACCGAGACCAGCCTCTCGCTGCTCGCCCGCAGCGGCCCGATCATCGTCGAAGGTCCTTTCGCCTCGAACCCGCTTTATCTGCGCGCCTTGGCGGCCTTGACCGGGGCCGAGGTCATTGCCGCCGCCGGCTCGACCGGCACCACCGCGGGCGCTGCCCTCCTCACCGGCATCACGCCCCCACCCCAAAACGGACCCTCCATCTCTCCGGACGGCCTGAACCTGACGGCCTATCGTCGTTATTGGCTCGAAGCCTTGGCGGCCGAAGACATGACCGGATCTGCGCACGCTGAGACGACATAG
- the rhaS gene encoding rhamnose ABC transporter substrate-binding protein has translation MKLARKLALGVALAVVALASGANAADMKIALVVKSLGNGFFEAADKGAKEAAKELGGVEIIYTGPTTTTAEGQIEVINALIAQGVDAIAISANDPDAVVPALKKAAQRGIKVISWDSGVAPEGRIMHLNPSSNELIGKMCLQLAKDHLEGGKGDFAILSATTTSTNQNIWIEEMKKQLKDFPGLNLTTTVYGDDLADKSYREAQGLLTSSPNVKVIVAPTTVGVLAASQAVKDAGKIGQVYVTGLGLPSEMAGAIKSGATKEFAIWNPIDLGYSATQIAYHLVKGDTDGAPGSEIEAGRMGKIKVGENGEAAMADPFVYDASNIDQFSKIF, from the coding sequence ATGAAACTCGCAAGGAAACTCGCACTCGGCGTCGCGCTGGCCGTGGTCGCCCTGGCCAGCGGCGCCAACGCCGCCGACATGAAGATCGCGCTCGTCGTCAAGTCGCTCGGCAACGGCTTCTTCGAAGCCGCCGATAAGGGCGCCAAGGAAGCCGCCAAGGAACTCGGCGGCGTCGAGATCATCTATACCGGTCCCACCACCACGACGGCAGAAGGCCAGATCGAGGTGATCAATGCCCTGATCGCGCAAGGGGTGGACGCGATCGCCATTTCCGCCAACGACCCGGATGCGGTCGTCCCGGCGCTGAAGAAGGCCGCGCAGCGCGGCATCAAGGTCATTTCCTGGGATTCCGGCGTCGCGCCGGAAGGCCGGATCATGCACCTCAACCCCTCCTCCAACGAGCTGATCGGCAAGATGTGCCTGCAGCTCGCCAAGGATCATCTCGAAGGCGGCAAGGGTGATTTCGCGATCCTCTCGGCCACCACCACCTCGACCAACCAGAACATCTGGATCGAGGAAATGAAGAAGCAGCTGAAGGACTTCCCGGGCCTGAACCTCACGACCACGGTCTATGGCGACGACCTCGCCGACAAGTCCTATCGCGAAGCCCAGGGTCTTCTGACCTCGAGCCCGAATGTGAAGGTGATCGTGGCGCCGACGACGGTGGGCGTGCTCGCCGCCTCGCAGGCCGTCAAGGATGCCGGCAAGATCGGCCAGGTCTATGTGACCGGGCTCGGCCTCCCCTCCGAAATGGCCGGCGCCATCAAGTCCGGCGCGACGAAGGAATTCGCCATCTGGAACCCGATCGACCTCGGCTATTCCGCCACCCAGATCGCCTATCACCTCGTCAAGGGCGACACGGACGGCGCTCCGGGCTCGGAGATCGAAGCGGGCCGCATGGGCAAGATCAAGGTGGGCGAGAACGGCGAGGCGGCCATGGCCGATCCCTTCGTCTATGATGCCTCCAACATCGATCAGTTCTCGAAGATCTTCTGA
- a CDS encoding ABC transporter permease, whose product MLKILKKRETALALIILLMIAGFSTRAAGFAAPANLANIFTDTSILIILALGQMTVILTKSIDLSVAANLAFTGMAVAMLDAAFPGLPLILLVLVAIGIGMALGTINGFLVWRLQIPPIVVTLGTLTIYRGMAFVLSGGAWVNAHQMTPTFLNVPRTVILGLPVLGWTALLIVVLMALLLRHTPFGRATYASGGNPVAAIYAGIDVGHTRFRAFQLSGALAGLCGYLWVSRYAVAYVDIANGFELDSIAACVIGGIAIAGGIGSVLGTVLGALFLGVIKNALPVIGISPFTQMAISGTVIILAVVVNARREQARGRIILRPGKTDLTAKGAAA is encoded by the coding sequence ATGCTGAAGATCCTGAAAAAGCGCGAAACCGCCCTGGCCCTGATCATCCTGCTGATGATCGCCGGCTTTTCGACACGCGCCGCCGGCTTTGCCGCGCCCGCCAATCTCGCCAATATTTTCACGGACACTTCGATCCTGATCATCCTGGCGCTCGGGCAGATGACGGTGATCCTGACGAAGTCGATCGATCTTTCGGTCGCCGCCAATCTCGCCTTCACCGGCATGGCGGTGGCGATGCTGGACGCGGCCTTTCCCGGCCTGCCGCTTATCCTCCTGGTCCTGGTCGCCATCGGCATCGGCATGGCGCTCGGCACGATCAACGGCTTCCTTGTCTGGCGGCTGCAGATCCCGCCGATCGTCGTCACGCTCGGCACGCTCACCATCTATCGCGGCATGGCCTTCGTGCTGTCCGGCGGGGCCTGGGTCAACGCACATCAGATGACGCCGACCTTCCTGAATGTGCCGCGCACCGTCATCCTCGGCCTTCCCGTTCTCGGCTGGACGGCGCTGCTGATCGTGGTGCTGATGGCGCTTTTGCTGCGCCACACGCCGTTCGGCCGCGCCACCTATGCCTCCGGCGGCAATCCGGTCGCGGCGATCTATGCCGGCATCGATGTCGGCCACACACGCTTCCGCGCCTTCCAGCTCTCCGGCGCACTCGCGGGCCTCTGCGGCTATCTCTGGGTCTCGCGCTATGCGGTGGCCTATGTCGATATCGCCAACGGCTTCGAGCTCGACAGCATCGCCGCCTGCGTGATCGGCGGCATCGCGATTGCGGGCGGCATCGGGTCGGTGCTCGGCACCGTGCTGGGCGCCCTGTTTCTGGGCGTCATCAAGAACGCGCTGCCGGTCATCGGCATCTCGCCCTTCACGCAGATGGCCATTTCCGGAACCGTCATCATCCTCGCCGTGGTCGTCAATGCCCGGCGCGAGCAGGCCCGCGGCCGGATCATCCTCCGTCCCGGCAAGACCGACCTGACAGCCAAGGGAGCCGCCGCATGA